Genomic DNA from Brassica rapa cultivar Chiifu-401-42 chromosome A04, CAAS_Brap_v3.01, whole genome shotgun sequence:
cttgagctttaaggcatcttcggacacaccattagtttttgacaacccacagtagctgtcgaacctgtccaagtgatcaaatggatcctctagagccaagccatgatacttgttgttctcgatcacgttgaggagtcctgatttgatctcaaagttgttggctgccacagcgggtgctcggattcccaatctatgaccatgaatgttggggcggtcgtaagtgccaatgggtcgagctgctcgctgttggttttgaggtatatctcccatatcagtactcaatctctgcaagtgagcctgttgctcttcttctcttctatttctagcacactctctctctaaagctctgatgtctgcagctattggaactaggtttgatggacccctgctcctcaagttcatacacctgtagattagagggaggtgaagaaagagaatcagtaacaaaagaaaataaaaatgacttagtctcaagcaagtgactaaatctcaatgttcaaatctactcagaatttggcaacggcgccaatttgatgttaggagttttcaaggctcctaagacaaatgttgtagtatagaagattgtcgaaccagttctgagggatatcaaagcactgagaatgcaagtactcacttaatctaagtgcaaccaatgatttagatgggttttaaactatgactaattaaaagcAATAacaaatgatactttcttgactaagggaaaagagaactcatgggcatagggattagaccttgggtgatcaagtatcgaactaaggatggcaaatgatcaatcaaactatcaaccttaagcctagacacaattctaagcaagctctatgtctagatgaatgctcatttgctaacatatctcaaacatcaaatgtctttggttgaataatatgaaagcaatcattactaacaagtctattagctatcttagcacctttaacaacaaatgtctttggcaaagtatactaaaagcctaggagagttgtctcgggcatttcatcgaacacctttcgggtgagaaatgcctaaggatcaacaactgagtggccaactcagaagatgcattatgattactctactagcaaggaaatatgaatgatctacactaaaacatcctagctctaacctaatcacccttaatctccctaacccatgaattcaaaaggtgattactcactaatctccatgattcctcttaaacccatattggatttcagattaaccatgtagagaaatagataagaaatcaacaagaacacaagaacataacaaatcaaaatccaagagatggacttctcaagagagttcttgtgtatttctcaatagatccaaaagataaaagataatctgcctctggtggctacaaaagatgtttaaaacataggttttagaaatgtaaaacgtgcataatgaaatgaccaaaaggcccttgagaAATCATAAGTTCGAGTGAAATTGAGACGCGCAGCGACCTCGgctcgtcgctccgacaagtcgctccaggcttcgggagcgacctcgctgggtcgctgcgagaggtcgctccgagagcgatttcttgtctccgggaaccaagatggcgagcgacttctccctgtcgctctggacaggtcgctccaagcttcgggagcgacctcgctgggttgctgcgagaggtcgctccgagagcgagttgtgtgtctccggacgtgaaaacgcgagcgactttgtgcagtcgctccaacgggtcgctctggatcgggagcgaccttggtaggtcgctctgagaggtcgctccagggtcatctaagactgttcggagtaatgagaacgtgagcgacttcatggcgtcgctttaggaaggtcgctctgagaagtgagacacagcgacttcgtgatgtcgctccgggaggtcgctcccatgctcggttcgtccaatggtcaccttttcacctcttttgagctccaaataacctcatgtggtactccagtacctaatagagactcatgtatgcaaaatgcaacctaaacatgtctgaatcctaatctatatgatgaaaatgctcatggatgaatggataaaacaatgcaaatatgcaagatatcaattATGACTAACTTGAGAcacatatattttcttaaatataatattatatataacaaaaaaaagtttaagccatttaaaatacaaatgaagaaaaaaaaaagaaaaacaagcatgaataaaacatttagaaaaattgcatttcatatttttataacatatagaAGTGAATCTTGTAAATCAACCAGCTCaacattttaattttcatttgctTTGTATCAGCTGATACAGtaggcttatgtttttttttttttttggcttttgtATCTCaattcattatatattaatgaATTGCTTATTCTCAACTTtgttatttttgaacataagtGTTAGatgataattaaaaacgaacatattatatgtaaataattaaactgATAAGAGTactgtaaattatattttgtttatattctcTCGTTTTTCTACAattcttttacagttttttGGTATGAATGTTTTTCAATCTAATACACTAATGTAtatcatttacaaaaaaaaatgattttttttataagccACATTCATTTTAAAATGGTATTCATGGCATAGAACTATATaacatattcttttttttttctttttttgtcagcaactatataacatatttaaaaatgacatttataacaaaataacatattttaaaccCGCGGATTGGCTCGCAAAACCGCTTAGCTAGACAGGTCGGGCttggacatatatatataaaccgcaATCTGCAGTGGACCAACCCAGTCCATAGAATAATTGAATCCACTGCGGGTTGGGTTACTTGGACCCGGGTTGACCCGTCTGACATCTCTACTCACACCAATAAACCTGAAAATAGAATTAATTATAGATTAAAAACTCTATGTTGGTGGAAGTTCCTTAGTCCAGTGGTTTATTAAGCgttcattaatgcttctacaTCCGAAGGTCTGGAGTTCAAACCCCCAGAAAACGCAAATTATGCATATTATGGAGAAAAATGATTACAAGAAGTCTTCAGCATGGCGCATGGCGTATTATCGAACATGGATCTCATAGGGCGGCTCGGAGTGACACAGTCAGACGTGTATTCTCATCTGGtggtagaattgtcggctgtaaaatcgtctatgtaatattttttaagcGTATTATCGAACATGGATCTCATAGGGCGGCTCGGAATGATACAGTCAGACGTGTATTCTCATCTGCTGGTAGAATTGTCGGCTATAAAAttgtctatgtaatattttttagcgttgtaataacataattaaccagacgttaaaaaaaaactctacgTTTGGGAAATTAAAATCATCTTGCAAGTTATGACCAAAATCATTGACTAGTCACTGCACAGCACAGCATATATTCAATGTACCAATTCTTATGGAAATATATATTCTCTcagataaaaacataatatcttTCCTTTTCAACTGCGAAACCGAAACACTTGAATTCGAAGACATTAATTCTGTATATACACAATGATGACCAGTGAAAAGATAATATATTAGAGAGAATGGTGAAGTTGATTAGGACTTTGCCCTGAAACATCCTTCTCTCCGGTATGAAACTAAAAAACTCAATTTACTTTGTTTATATATCTCTTAACATTTGCTTAGTTCTTGAAAATACTGCTTATAATAGTTTGGTTTTCAAGTAGAGTGAGATTCATCGAGATTAGGAATCGATTTTCTGCTATAAATGTATTATTTCTTTAGATGCTTGCAAAGACGAAAAAAACTGCGTTTGATATATTAGTCTCGGTGTTCATCTTGTTTTCGTGAAGTTTTCTTTTACTCTTATGCATATATGATCCTTTTCGATACACTACAACATACTGGTGTGTTATTTTTGTCTTGCAGTTGATATCTGTAAGATTTGAGACAAAGTGAATCTTATAAGAATGGGAGATGAGCCAAGGTTTAGTGAGAAATGGGATTTCAGAAGGCAGGAGAACAACTTTGATGATGATTCTTCAAGCGACGATCCGGATTCATATTCAACTCACGAACCGATTATTCATAACACAGATCCTGTTCTTGACTCTAATCATCTAGACAATGGAACAAAAACAGTGTCTACGGAGCAACCAGTGAAAACCCGGAAGAGAAGGAGCAAGAAAGATGAGAGTAAACCTGAGAAAGCTAAACAAGTAAGGAAAAGGAAACCGAAAACTGTTTGTGCAGAGGAGAATACGAAGAAAAAGGAAACGGTAATGGAGACGGATGAAGTTGGAATGTTTATGAAGACGTTGCTTGATGATCTTACAGCTTCGAGAGAGAGCTTGATGAATTGGATGAACACTGAATTGAATGGATCATCGGATCAACATGTTGTGTCTCGACCACCTCCGAAGAAGAGAGCGGTTGCTGCGGGACCAGCGAAGAAGAGGAGAACGAAGACAAAAGGACAAGAGGAGGGCAGTgaaaaacagaggaaacagGACGAGATTTGTCAAAGGATGAACAAACCTAAAGAGAAGGGTTCAGAGGTTGTGCAGAACGGTGGAGATCAAGCTCAACAACTTGATTATGATGTTGGAACGTTGGATATGTTTCTCAGGAGCGGTCATGAACAAGGACAACAAGGTATTGTTGCGCAAACCGAGATCGAAAATGCGACAGCCATGGATGAGAAGAAGAGTGTTGTTTTGGCCATTGAAGCTCCAAAGCTAAGACAGAGACAAAAGAAGACGAGAGAAGCCAACACCATCAAAAACAGATCCGAAACAAAGAAAGATGATAACTTTGCGATACCCTATGTGCCACAGCTGTCTTCATCGCCAACGTTGCAGAGCTTTCCGGTAGGTTCTTCGTTGTTTCCTTCCCCAAGCCAAGGGGTTACTTCTTTAGCAAGCAACAACAGCTACCAACCGATGCAACCACCGGTAGTACCTCAGTTCTCTGATCTCTATGAATTCCAGACAGGATTCGCAGGAGGACAAGGATATGACAAGAGTTCTCCGTTTCACAACAATGGTTACTTTTCTGGTTTTCCGGCAGCTTCCCAACCTAATCTGATGGCACAAGTGAATCATACGACTTATTCGCAGCAGAgagataacaataatatgtttGGAGAACTGCAAATGGTTGTTGGAGCAATACCATATTCGGGTAGCAGATTTCATGAATCCGAAGTGGGTAACGGTAATAACATCCTCTCCGACTACAAAACTAGCTCAGGTAGATAAACATCTGTTACAGAGACGAGAGTAACAATTATTATCTACCGGTAGAGATGGACCTCAGTGACTGACTTGTGTTCAAAGACGCAACAAAAATGGGACTTGAAGTGTAAACTGTTGTTCACATGTTGTCTAGTTTTCAGGGACATCGCAAACAGAAAAAGGATTTCTAGTTCTTTCAGGTCTCATACTCATTGTCCctaacaaattaaaattttctgtttcttttttttcttttggttggcAACAAATCATCGGTCTAAGCTTCTCTCTAATATATACATAGAGTTTTACAAACCTTATCAATCAAAATTCCATCCACTTCTCAGACACGAAAACCAAAAAGTATTCTCTCcaagagtaactctataatgaATTCTCTGGCCACATAAGACTGACGACGACCCTCAACCAGAACACTAAAACAATCAAAACCTCAGACGCTTGGAGCCTAAAAGGTGGTTAAGCACTCTATGTCTTAGAACCACGTCCAAACGATCTGACGCCTGAGATACAACATTATATGAAACATGTTTTTTCATAGGCCACAACAGTAAGCTCTTAAACTTGgcttcaaatcaagcttctaatATAAGCCAAAGCTACTATTAATCAATACTTTCCCATCACCCAAGCGACTCCTAGCAAATCTTTATTCTTAGACCAAGAAAGGCCTATGTTTCACTTGAACCATTCCTCCTGTGGACAACCTTCCCAAGTTTTGCCCTCCTCCACACCTTCTATTCTAAAGTTTAAGTTAGAGATTCTCCCTACACTTAGCAGCCAGGAAGTAAAAGATTATCTAATTATGTTCTCTGCCAGCCTCTTTACTTAAAAGTCAAATAGATCATCCACCAAcagattaatttttataaatatattcttAATCCATCGTACACTCTCATACCACCATCAAACAACCATAGATCAATTCATACTCTTACCCCCTTGATACTGGGGACATTACATCGATACTCCACGACTTGGACTCTGCCAAACCTCGATAGACTGTTGATCCTTCCGGGTCACAAACATCCTGCTCCCTCCAAACGCCAATCCAGTTATCTTGTTTCCTCCAGAACCCGCCGCGAACGAATTCTTCCTAAAAACCCTCTCCTCCAATACATCCCGGCTCGCATTCCCCACCAACCCCGTAATCACTTCAGACCAAAGCTCAATCCCACTCCCTTTACTACAAAACACATGATTCCCATAGCTCTCTATCTTACACCCAGCTCCTTTCCTCTCATTCAagcctctcttcttctcttccccaaGACAAACCCATGGCTGATCCTTACCTCCTAAACCCCTCAAATCCATGTAGAAAACCTCCCCTGAAACCACACCCACCTTGAAAACCGCTGAGAGATTCTCCGAGACAGCGACATCAGAGAAACAATCTTCCCTCTCCTTAATCTCACAAACCATACTCCTCGACCTAACGTCCCAAAACCGCACGTGACCACTCACGCCAGACGGACTAGCGTGAGAGCCAGAGACCATCAACAAGTTACAGCTCTCAACCCATCTCAACTTATTCGAGGGGATCGCAGAATCATTTCCAGCACCGTAGACGTCGCAACGGTCGAGCTCTAAGAGAGGTAACAACGTGGAGAGATCGTACACCATAATCGAATTCGAGTTCCTTCTGCTAGATTCGAAGCTAGCGAACAGAAACTCGGAGGAAGAGCCTACGCCTTGAACCGTCGAGCTAGCCACGGTCTCCCAGTTCAGCGTCGTCCGTACGTTTCCGCCGTTTTCGAGATCGATGATCTGCAAGCCGGGGAAGTCGGTGGCTCCGGCGGCTAAAACTCCCGGAGAGATCTCTAGAAGCGAATCCACGGCGGAGAAGCTAGTCAGCACCGTCGATTTCCGCCGTAACGACCAGTCGAAGGAGGTGATTTTGCTCCCGTGCGCCACGTGGAGACCTCCTCCGCCGTTACTCGTCGGGGCGATTGTAGACGGAGAGTCTCGGCCGTTTAATTGGAGGATGCGGGATTTGCGGAGATCGAAGGCCTCGAACTGGGACGGATTCGAGAGGGAGTCGATGAGGAAGGGCTCGATTCCGTAGTATCTGGACTCTTCGATGAGATCTCGGACGTCGAAGGAGGCTGATCTCGCGGGGAGGTTTCCCGTGCGGAGGATGTAGAGAAGGACGGAGAAGAGACCGGGATCTCGATCGACGAAACGAGTAGTAGACTCAGTGGCGAGTTGGGAGAGAAGAGAATCGGTTCCGGCTAAGGTTAAGGTTTGTTTCGTCGTCTGGAAGATTCGGCCTCCAACGTTGATGGAGATAACGTTCGGTTCATGAGCGGTGGCCGGAATATTCATCGGAGCAAATCACAAAACCTTCTgtttgaagagagagagagagagttattGAAGTTAAACTTTCTAGTTTCTACTATCCAGTAAGTCAACGGTCAACGGTCACAATAAGACTATCGAACCAATAAACGGTATAAACCGGTATGACCCGTTTATCTGAAACCGAAAGAATAAACAATTCGGTACGGTATAACCCGGAACCGGCAGTTCTTCAAAAGGCAAACGGTTAAAATAAAGAAATCGAACCAATGATCGGTCTAAACAGGAACGACACGTTTATTTGAAATCGGAAAGATTTAACAATACGGTTCGGTCTAATAATGTACACAAACGTCCGGAACCGGTACATTTAAAGAGGCGAACAAACACAAAGGGAGAAACAAACAGCAGACAGATTTCACAGTTCGGCAACTTATAAGCATAAATAGAAGAAATGCATGATCGGATACATATACATAGAAAACCAAGTGGTCTACCAAATCCCGGTTTAAGGATCTGGGTTGCCTGCAATtgcaacatcatcatcatcttcattgtCATCAGAACCATATTCCTCTTCACTTAGCTCTTCATCGCTAGACTTATCTTCTGAACCTTCCCCTGGTTTTGCATACTTCTCACAGTATTCTGAAACCAAACATCACACAATCAAAATGACCTATCAAAGTCTGTACAATCATATTGTTATTCACCTCTTTAGTTAAATAGAACACAATGATTCTCAGAAACTTTTTATTCATCATGAACTTACTAACGAGTAAATCAAAGACGGGtttatatagtgtttaatcaaTCGTTCGAAGAATGTTGCATAAGCTGCGAGAGACTTACCAAAATTTCActtctcaaattttttttttggtataatgcAGTTGCTCAGGTCTCAAATTAACTAAGCAAAAGCTATAATCGATGAACTAAGAAACACAAATGATTCAGAGCAACATTTAGCTTACGAATGGTAATCTCAAGAACGCACCACACGTTAACAACAAGTTCAAGATACT
This window encodes:
- the LOC103864074 gene encoding uncharacterized protein LOC103864074, encoding MGDEPRFSEKWDFRRQENNFDDDSSSDDPDSYSTHEPIIHNTDPVLDSNHLDNGTKTVSTEQPVKTRKRRSKKDESKPEKAKQVRKRKPKTVCAEENTKKKETVMETDEVGMFMKTLLDDLTASRESLMNWMNTELNGSSDQHVVSRPPPKKRAVAAGPAKKRRTKTKGQEEGSEKQRKQDEICQRMNKPKEKGSEVVQNGGDQAQQLDYDVGTLDMFLRSGHEQGQQGIVAQTEIENATAMDEKKSVVLAIEAPKLRQRQKKTREANTIKNRSETKKDDNFAIPYVPQLSSSPTLQSFPVGSSLFPSPSQGVTSLASNNSYQPMQPPVVPQFSDLYEFQTGFAGGQGYDKSSPFHNNGYFSGFPAASQPNLMAQVNHTTYSQQRDNNNMFGELQMVVGAIPYSGSRFHESEVGNGNNILSDYKTSSGR
- the LOC103864073 gene encoding BTB/POZ domain-containing protein At5g41330; the protein is MNIPATAHEPNVISINVGGRIFQTTKQTLTLAGTDSLLSQLATESTTRFVDRDPGLFSVLLYILRTGNLPARSASFDVRDLIEESRYYGIEPFLIDSLSNPSQFEAFDLRKSRILQLNGRDSPSTIAPTSNGGGGLHVAHGSKITSFDWSLRRKSTVLTSFSAVDSLLEISPGVLAAGATDFPGLQIIDLENGGNVRTTLNWETVASSTVQGVGSSSEFLFASFESSRRNSNSIMVYDLSTLLPLLELDRCDVYGAGNDSAIPSNKLRWVESCNLLMVSGSHASPSGVSGHVRFWDVRSRSMVCEIKEREDCFSDVAVSENLSAVFKVGVVSGEVFYMDLRGLGGKDQPWVCLGEEKKRGLNERKGAGCKIESYGNHVFCSKGSGIELWSEVITGLVGNASRDVLEERVFRKNSFAAGSGGNKITGLAFGGSRMFVTRKDQQSIEVWQSPSRGVSM